A region of the Pseudomonadota bacterium genome:
GCAGGCTATGGTTTTCCACTGCGTGGCCGCGCTGGACGATTTCCCTGCACAGATCAGGGTGGCGCATCGCCCGCTCGCCGATGCAGAAGAAGGTGGCTTTCACGCCGTGCCGGTCGAGCAGGTCGAGAACAGCGGGTGTAACCTTTGGCTCCGGGCCGTCGTCGATGGTAATGGCCATCTCACCCCGCGCCGCGGCTTCGGGCGGTAGTCGCTTCCAGTTCGGCCCCAGTAGACTACTCCGTGGCCACAGTCCAGCGATGGTCAGCATCGCCTGGTCGGTGACGACCGCGCCGGCGGTCCAGGGCCAGGCTTCTGGACGAAGGATCGTTGCCACCACCGCACCGGCGTGCAGAAGCGCGGACGCTTTGATCAGGGGAGCCGGACGCCAGCGGCGGTAGTCGGGTAAAGTCGTCATGGATGATTTGGATCGCCGGGGCCCAGAGTCTCTGGTCAGTTCGTAGGAATGGCCTTACCCTATATGCTGGTGAACACGGTCCTCGCGATATGAACGG
Encoded here:
- a CDS encoding polysaccharide deacetylase family protein → MTTLPDYRRWRPAPLIKASALLHAGAVVATILRPEAWPWTAGAVVTDQAMLTIAGLWPRSSLLGPNWKRLPPEAAARGEMAITIDDGPEPKVTPAVLDLLDRHGVKATFFCIGERAMRHPDLCREIVQRGHAVENHSLRHRRDFALFGLRGFVQEIKAAQDTLAAITGMRPLFFRAPAGLRNPLLDPALCRLALRLVSWTRRGFDTFDGNAESVSARLLRGLNGGDILLLHDGNAARTTGGDAVILDVLPRLLDAINVAKLRPVTLRSAIK